In Salmo salar chromosome ssa14, Ssal_v3.1, whole genome shotgun sequence, the sequence cagtcacccaagtcatagactgttttctctgctaccacacggcaagcggtaccagagcaccaagtctaggaccaaaaggctccttaacagcttctacctatttacattgacccccgtTGGTTTTGAACACtgttgctactcgctgtttattatctatgcagtcacttcacCCGTATCTAcacgtacaaattacctcgactaacctgtaccctgagcgcacattgactcggtaccggtaccccctgtatattacctccttattgttattttattgtgttactttttataattttttactttagtttatttggaaaatatttttcttaactctttcttgaactgcactgtggGTTatgagcttgtaagtaagcatttcacggtatggTATACACttgttatattcggcgcatgtgagaaaGTTTGATTTGACACCAATAAGGGACACAAATAGGCTTCACAGCCACTGAAACGTATATTCGTCTATTTTACCTGATAACAGGTCACGTTTTTCAGTCCTCAAAAATCATTGGATGAATAAAAGGACTTTAGGCAACGAATTATGCCGCGTTCACACGCTAGTTGGAGAACTAGGAAACTGAAATGTCCAATTTGCTAACATTGAACACGGCACGTATAActaactacaaccagttagcaaggcAGAAATGTCCCATTTCCGAATAGTACTTGAACGCGGCAGTAATTAGTTGTTGCAGACCCGACTTTGTGGAGGTTGGGGCTCCAACATATACTGTACCTCGCAAGGAAACTGCAAAACAAGTAGTTCACAGGATGTATACGTTTatgttatttgttttttatttctcGACGGAATGTATTGTTCAGAGCCAAAGCGGTAAGTTGTATACGACTCGAATGTCAAAGGTGAAAGTAAAAGTTTACTGCTGGATAAAAATAAAACGCATAATAAAAATCGTTTACCAACTGATATGAGCGTTCTGTTGTTGTAGCATAGTCTACAATATATTTGATTTATTGCGTTTTATAGGGTATGTAGTCAACCTTATGTGCGTTATTCCACTTTATTGATTACCGTTACTCGCTAATGCGCACTTACAGGCCAGCCATAAGGCAAGATGATACAGTTACTTTGTTTAGGCTTAGGCCCCCATGATCAACCTTTTGTAAAACACATTTGCTGCCTGATCATATTGCTAGCTGGTATGTTTGACATTTTACATTGTAGCTAAATTACTTCTGCTGTTTAACAAAAATATGAAACGCTcacacaggaaacaggaaatgCATTGTTTTCTTAATAGTTGTACGACTCATGCCTAATCAACAAGTTCCGAAAATAGTTTAACTTCATCAATAGTGTTCATTTATTAATGATTAGGTTAATACATTTGTTTTTGATAAATTGCAGAATGTGTTCCACTTCACTACTTCAATAGGCAATGAATGTAATAGCAGAGAGAAATCATACTACGCCTTGCATCATGATGTCCAAATGGTAGTTTAGGTTACATTGATGtagtcatttacatttacgtcatttagcagacgctcttatccagagcgacttacagtcctTTATAGGCCTATTAAAAATTGAatgaaattatatttgtcacatgctccgaatacaacaggtgtagacctaacttgtaagcatttcacggtaaggtctacacttgttgtatgtGACAAATTAAGTTTGATTTGAATTTTAATAGGCCTATAAGGGCTACATCAATGTAACCTAACCTACCATTTAGACATCATGATGCAAGGCCATAGTATGACTTCTCTGCTATGATATTTCATAGACATTTATTTTTTGACTAGTTGGCCCCTTACAGAAACGATAGACCTAAGTATTTGACAGTGATTTCCTagtggcaatatgtaactttcTGGGCGACACGACCAAATtcccatagaaatgtgagttattgaTCTATCATTCTAATTGAAATAActtctaagaagcagtagatatgTTCAATGtactctatttctatgcttcctgttcttaagtttgGTTTTTGCTTCTTTTACTTTTGTTTTTGTACACAAGGCAGAAAGctgaatataaaatatttttggttatggaaaatttatttaacagcggtttagatggtacaatgattctctacacactATACTAGCTTATTTTggcacaaactgaaattaggttaACAATTagagttttagcaaccaggaaatggcagagctatTTATGCATAGTGAAATTTGAATGTTTTACAGCATGGCTGATTAACATGGAGAGAAGGCAAATTGAGACAAATTATCCCAATCTTAATTTTTTGACCTACAGAGATCTACTCTCTGAATTACATCTACACTGCCCTCTCAAAGCCAGTTGAATTGcctggtatccatgagttcactGCCATGGGTCTGATGAATAACAGACAGATCGACTACTATGACAGTGTGGATAAAAAGAAGATTCCCAAACAGGACTGGATGAGGGACAAGCTGCCAGCAGATTACTGGGAAAAAGGCACTCAGTCACGCAAGAGCAAGGAGCAGTGGTTCAAAGTCAACGTCAACATCCTGATGGAACGCATGAGGCACAACAACACTGGTGAGAAACTACACTTGCATTTTGTCCTACGCTCaacatttatatttttcttaaaTTGTGTGTAAGTTAGTTGTCTACTTTCTttttcattattagttttttGTTTCAGGTGTCCGTATCCTTCAGTGGAAGCATGGATGTGAGGTTGACAAACAGCCAGACGGCACATTGAAATTCATAAAGGGCACTGACCAATACAGCTATGATGGTGACGACTTCCTGGCCTTTGATGATGTCACTATGCAGTGGGTGGCACCAGTTGATCAAGCTCTGCCGACTAAGAGGAAGTGGGACGGGGTGCAGATCCTCAACCAGTACACCAAGGGCTACCTGGAGAAGGAGTGTGTGGACTGGCTGTCCAAATTCATGGAATATGGGGAGAAACATTTCAGTAGCGCTGACTGTGAGTACTTATGAATATTAATCTCCTTAAATAGTGTAGCTTAACAATTAACCTGTGAGATCAGAAATGAAATATGAATGTTCTCTGTTTATTCCCTCTTTAGCCCCTCCAGATATCAATGTTTTTGCTAATAAGGCCAAAACTGCAGGAAATGTCCACCTGACCTGCATGGCAACAGGTTTCTATCCCAAAGATGTGATAATTCATTTTAAGAAGAATGGGGTCCAACTGACCGAAGACGATGGAGTACTGTCGACAGGAGCCCGACCCAATAATGATGACACCTACCAGATCAGGATTAGTGTGCAGATCCCAGAGGCAGACAAGCAAACCTATGAATGCTCTGTTAGCCATATAACGTTGGTGCAGCCAATTGTGGTAAAATGGGGTAAGGTTGTCCTAGTATTTAATATACTTTATATATTTTCAACAAACCAGTTATTTGCATGGTTATCAATTATGGTAAAATCAATTAGTTAAAATGTTTGTCTGTTACAAGGTCACGAATGCAGATTTAAATGTGAATCAACAGTTGTTTCAAGCTCATTGTATAGGATTTTGTTGTTAGAGctggaatccttagttgctacatccatttttggacttaaatgaattatatatacccattgcatcttgaagaatataacttatgaatgcctcatgagcttagttctacTGTCgtactccatcagaacccaaGATACAGGCTTGTTTTATTCCAGTGTTTTGtaaataatgtaaatgtaaacaaacactgtatggcttcagaacatggttaaaactataatttgtatAACGTGGATGGtcggtccttgcatccatagctctgtctatgaacttgggagtggttacatttctccaagccCATCgcacagctttttaccaaaatacAGGCGGTGTGACCACTATGTTATTGTTTCTACGGACAGAAAAACCTCTACCTACCTCGAGCATCACGCTCCATTTTCACTACATCAACAATCCCCCATTCCATTACAATAAAATCCTTCAAACTACTATGTTGAAGGTGTGTTCTGTACCCAGTGAATGCTTAATATGTCCTCTTGTCTTCCATACAGATGGAACATGCCGTGATTTTAGCCAATCCACAGTTCCTATCATTGCTATCATCATCATTGGTGGTTCTGTTGCCATTGGCATAATTATCGTGCTGTTTCTTTCGAAGAAGGGCAAAATATGTAAGTTTCTTATATTGTGTATGAGAGAAACTGGAGCGATTATGGTAATTTCTGTACAGAGTCGGTTTGTCAGTGCCCTTTTTGGCATTAGTGCATGACTTTAGTAAATCTCAAGTCAGGAGGTCAAACAAAGTGAAGTATTGTATAACTATTTTTCCTACCCATGTGTTTCCACTGATTTTGTCCACTCTCATAATTGGTTTTAA encodes:
- the LOC106569936 gene encoding H-2 class I histocompatibility antigen, Q10 alpha chain isoform X1 → MYTFMLFVFYFSTECIVQSQSEIYSLNYIYTALSKPVELPGIHEFTAMGLMNNRQIDYYDSVDKKKIPKQDWMRDKLPADYWEKGTQSRKSKEQWFKVNVNILMERMRHNNTGVRILQWKHGCEVDKQPDGTLKFIKGTDQYSYDGDDFLAFDDVTMQWVAPVDQALPTKRKWDGVQILNQYTKGYLEKECVDWLSKFMEYGEKHFSSADSPPDINVFANKAKTAGNVHLTCMATGFYPKDVIIHFKKNGVQLTEDDGVLSTGARPNNDDTYQIRISVQIPEADKQTYECSVSHITLVQPIVVKWDGTCRDFSQSTVPIIAIIIIGGSVAIGIIIVLFLSKKGKICAGNTGAPPPTGIQASLIGNGNGATNLNMIYTPSNGNGATNYNMIHTPSNGNGATNYNMIHTPSNGNGATNCNMIHTPSNGNGATNLNITTTPMTMDGASSTSSDSGQGINEHLEREAMLTNGVGEDGGSSNSSDSGKGSQKERSSDGASEEEVKTPMLLN
- the LOC106569936 gene encoding H-2 class I histocompatibility antigen, Q10 alpha chain isoform X5, yielding MYTFMLFVFYFSTECIVQSQSEIYSLNYIYTALSKPVELPGIHEFTAMGLMNNRQIDYYDSVDKKKIPKQDWMRDKLPADYWEKGTQSRKSKEQWFKVNVNILMERMRHNNTGVRILQWKHGCEVDKQPDGTLKFIKGTDQYSYDGDDFLAFDDVTMQWVAPVDQALPTKRKWDGVQILNQYTKGYLEKECVDWLSKFMEYGEKHFSSADSPPDINVFANKAKTAGNVHLTCMATGFYPKDVIIHFKKNGVQLTEDDGVLSTGARPNNDDTYQIRISVQIPEADKQTYECSVSHITLVQPIVVKWDGTCRDFSQSTVPIIAIIIIGGSVAIGIIIVLFLSKKGKICAGNTGAPPPTGIQASLIGNGNGATNLNMIYTPSNGNGATNYNMIHTPSNGNGATNLNITTTPMTMDGASSTSSDSGQGINEHLEREAMLTNGVGEDGGSSNSSDSGKGSQKERSSDGASEEEVKTPMLLN
- the LOC106569936 gene encoding H-2 class I histocompatibility antigen, Q10 alpha chain isoform X8 — its product is MYTFMLFVFYFSTECIVQSQSEIYSLNYIYTALSKPVELPGIHEFTAMGLMNNRQIDYYDSVDKKKIPKQDWMRDKLPADYWEKGTQSRKSKEQWFKVNVNILMERMRHNNTGVRILQWKHGCEVDKQPDGTLKFIKGTDQYSYDGDDFLAFDDVTMQWVAPVDQALPTKRKWDGVQILNQYTKGYLEKECVDWLSKFMEYGEKHFSSADSPPDINVFANKAKTAGNVHLTCMATGFYPKDVIIHFKKNGVQLTEDDGVLSTGARPNNDDTYQIRISVQIPEADKQTYECSVSHITLVQPIVVKWDGTCRDFSQSTVPIIAIIIIGGSVAIGIIIVLFLSKKGKICAGNTGAPPPTGIQASLIGNGNGATNLNMIYTPSNGNGATNYNMIHTPSNGNGATNLNITTTPMTMDGASSTSSDSGQGINEHLEREAMLTNGGKGSQKERSSDGASEEEVKTPMLLN
- the LOC106569936 gene encoding H-2 class I histocompatibility antigen, Q10 alpha chain isoform X7, whose product is MYTFMLFVFYFSTECIVQSQSEIYSLNYIYTALSKPVELPGIHEFTAMGLMNNRQIDYYDSVDKKKIPKQDWMRDKLPADYWEKGTQSRKSKEQWFKVNVNILMERMRHNNTGVRILQWKHGCEVDKQPDGTLKFIKGTDQYSYDGDDFLAFDDVTMQWVAPVDQALPTKRKWDGVQILNQYTKGYLEKECVDWLSKFMEYGEKHFSSADSPPDINVFANKAKTAGNVHLTCMATGFYPKDVIIHFKKNGVQLTEDDGVLSTGARPNNDDTYQIRISVQIPEADKQTYECSVSHITLVQPIVVKWGAGNTGAPPPTGIQASLIGNGNGATNLNMIYTPSNGNGATNYNMIHTPSNGNGATNYNMIHTPSNGNGATNCNMIHTPSNGNGATNLNITTTPMTMDGASSTSSDSGQGINEHLEREAMLTNGVGEDGGSSNSSDSGKGSQKERSSDGASEEEVKTPMLLN
- the LOC106569936 gene encoding H-2 class I histocompatibility antigen, Q10 alpha chain isoform X4, with translation MYTFMLFVFYFSTECIVQSQSEIYSLNYIYTALSKPVELPGIHEFTAMGLMNNRQIDYYDSVDKKKIPKQDWMRDKLPADYWEKGTQSRKSKEQWFKVNVNILMERMRHNNTGVRILQWKHGCEVDKQPDGTLKFIKGTDQYSYDGDDFLAFDDVTMQWVAPVDQALPTKRKWDGVQILNQYTKGYLEKECVDWLSKFMEYGEKHFSSADSPPDINVFANKAKTAGNVHLTCMATGFYPKDVIIHFKKNGVQLTEDDGVLSTGARPNNDDTYQIRISVQIPEADKQTYECSVSHITLVQPIVVKWDGTCRDFSQSTVPIIAIIIIGGSVAIGIIIVLFLSKKGKICAGNTGAPPPTGIQASLIGNGNGATNLNMIYTPSNGNGATNYNMIHTPSNGNGATNCNMIHTPSNGNGATNLNITTTPMTMDGASSTSSDSGQGINEHLEREAMLTNGGKGSQKERSSDGASEEEVKTPMLLN
- the LOC106569936 gene encoding H-2 class I histocompatibility antigen, Q10 alpha chain isoform X6, which translates into the protein MYTFMLFVFYFSTECIVQSQSEIYSLNYIYTALSKPVELPGIHEFTAMGLMNNRQIDYYDSVDKKKIPKQDWMRDKLPADYWEKGTQSRKSKEQWFKVNVNILMERMRHNNTGVRILQWKHGCEVDKQPDGTLKFIKGTDQYSYDGDDFLAFDDVTMQWVAPVDQALPTKRKWDGVQILNQYTKGYLEKECVDWLSKFMEYGEKHFSSADSPPDINVFANKAKTAGNVHLTCMATGFYPKDVIIHFKKNGVQLTEDDGVLSTGARPNNDDTYQIRISVQIPEADKQTYECSVSHITLVQPIVVKWDGTCRDFSQSTVPIIAIIIIGGSVAIGIIIVLFLSKKGKICAGNTGAPPPTGIQASLIGNGNGATNLNMIYTPSNGNGATNYNMIHTPSNGNGATNYNMIHTPSNGNGATNCNMIHTPSNGNGATNLNITTTPIGEDGGSSNSSDSGKGSQKERSSDGASEEEVKTPMLLN
- the LOC106569936 gene encoding H-2 class I histocompatibility antigen, Q10 alpha chain isoform X2; its protein translation is MYTFMLFVFYFSTECIVQSQSEIYSLNYIYTALSKPVELPGIHEFTAMGLMNNRQIDYYDSVDKKKIPKQDWMRDKLPADYWEKGTQSRKSKEQWFKVNVNILMERMRHNNTGVRILQWKHGCEVDKQPDGTLKFIKGTDQYSYDGDDFLAFDDVTMQWVAPVDQALPTKRKWDGVQILNQYTKGYLEKECVDWLSKFMEYGEKHFSSADSPPDINVFANKAKTAGNVHLTCMATGFYPKDVIIHFKKNGVQLTEDDGVLSTGARPNNDDTYQIRISVQIPEADKQTYECSVSHITLVQPIVVKWDGTCRDFSQSTVPIIAIIIIGGSVAIGIIIVLFLSKKGKICAGNTGAPPPTGIQASLIGNGNGATNLNMIYTPSNGNGATNYNMIHTPSNGNGATNYNMIHTPSNGNGATNCNMIHTPSNGNGATNLNITTTPMTMDGASSTSSDSGQGINEHLEREAMLTNGGKGSQKERSSDGASEEEVKTPMLLN
- the LOC106569936 gene encoding H-2 class I histocompatibility antigen, Q10 alpha chain isoform X9, coding for MYTFMLFVFYFSTECIVQSQSEIYSLNYIYTALSKPVELPGIHEFTAMGLMNNRQIDYYDSVDKKKIPKQDWMRDKLPADYWEKGTQSRKSKEQWFKVNVNILMERMRHNNTGVRILQWKHGCEVDKQPDGTLKFIKGTDQYSYDGDDFLAFDDVTMQWVAPVDQALPTKRKWDGVQILNQYTKGYLEKECVDWLSKFMEYGEKHFSSADSPPDINVFANKAKTAGNVHLTCMATGFYPKDVIIHFKKNGVQLTEDDGVLSTGARPNNDDTYQIRISVQIPEADKQTYECSVSHITLVQPIVVKWGAGNTGAPPPTGIQASLIGNGNGATNLNMIYTPSNGNGATNYNMIHTPSNGNGATNCNMIHTPSNGNGATNLNITTTPMTMDGASSTSSDSGQGINEHLEREAMLTNGVGEDGGSSNSSDSGKGSQKERSSDGASEEEVKTPMLLN
- the LOC106569936 gene encoding H-2 class I histocompatibility antigen, Q10 alpha chain isoform X3; the encoded protein is MYTFMLFVFYFSTECIVQSQSEIYSLNYIYTALSKPVELPGIHEFTAMGLMNNRQIDYYDSVDKKKIPKQDWMRDKLPADYWEKGTQSRKSKEQWFKVNVNILMERMRHNNTGVRILQWKHGCEVDKQPDGTLKFIKGTDQYSYDGDDFLAFDDVTMQWVAPVDQALPTKRKWDGVQILNQYTKGYLEKECVDWLSKFMEYGEKHFSSADSPPDINVFANKAKTAGNVHLTCMATGFYPKDVIIHFKKNGVQLTEDDGVLSTGARPNNDDTYQIRISVQIPEADKQTYECSVSHITLVQPIVVKWDGTCRDFSQSTVPIIAIIIIGGSVAIGIIIVLFLSKKGKICAGNTGAPPPTGIQASLIGNGNGATNLNMIYTPSNGNGATNYNMIHTPSNGNGATNCNMIHTPSNGNGATNLNITTTPMTMDGASSTSSDSGQGINEHLEREAMLTNGVGEDGGSSNSSDSGKGSQKERSSDGASEEEVKTPMLLN